TCGCTATTGAGGAAGTCAACGCGTCAGGAGGCGTGCTAGGTCGGAAGTTGGTCGCGGTCTATGAGGATACGCAAATGAATCCGGCTCGCGGGGTCGAGTTGGTGAAGAAACTCGTAGCCGACGACAAAGTGGACGTACTAATGGGTATCACGTCTAGTGGAGTTGCAGATGCCGTGGTTCCCGTAGTCCCGAGCTTGAAGACGCCGCTGATCATCACGCTCGCGATGAATCCGGATGTGACAGGAGAGAAATGCAATCCGTACACGTTCAGGATTTCCATGAACGGCCCTCAGAACATTAAGGCAGCGGCCATTCTTGCATCGAGTCTCCCGGCAAAAAAATGGACAACAATAGGACCGGATTACCTTTTCGGGTACCAGTGCTGGGAATACTTCCAGAAATACCTCAAGCCGCAGCGGTCGGACACTGCCTTTGCTTCACAGTCCGATGTGGTTTGGGCTCCGATCACGACCACGGATTTCGCTCCGTACATCAAGAAGGCGATTAATACCGATGCAGACGGGGTCCTGATTTCATTGTTCGCAGGCAATCTGATTGACTTCGTCAGACAGGCCGCACCTTTGGGGTTCTTTGATGGAAAGCGGCAGGTCCTGGTGAA
This portion of the Desulfomonile tiedjei genome encodes:
- a CDS encoding ABC transporter substrate-binding protein, with protein sequence MKKIVYGLVSILAFSAFLSSAPALSQEPVKIGFIYVFSGRLSNFGHMAKQGAEFAIEEVNASGGVLGRKLVAVYEDTQMNPARGVELVKKLVADDKVDVLMGITSSGVADAVVPVVPSLKTPLIITLAMNPDVTGEKCNPYTFRISMNGPQNIKAAAILASSLPAKKWTTIGPDYLFGYQCWEYFQKYLKPQRSDTAFASQSDVVWAPITTTDFAPYIKKAINTDADGVLISLFAGNLIDFVRQAAPLGFFDGKRQVLVNIGSSVDVMYGLGLDMPKGIWIGGFYWFQQNRTQVNQDFVDAYYRKYKFPPDYNAHGGYSGVKAYVAALQKAGTTNKESVIKALEGLVLDLPIGKTLIRAEDHQAVLDAAWGLTSDFDSKYRCRLLKPLKVFPGDEITMPVEQTGCKMPR